One region of Pseudomonas glycinae genomic DNA includes:
- a CDS encoding sensor histidine kinase, with amino-acid sequence MYASLKSITTWPPSRENARRFTLLLCTGSALGSLLTYGLSAQLPLGLLLINVAAAGCVWTQHRLSRKSIKFQPQELADRLLEVQENERHRLSRELHDDIGQLLTAAKLQSEWLKRRLPADMQEHCSVLCETLEETLNKVRDVSAILNPRQLTSLGLEASLRAHLLKVLTNTSVHWSLDCQQRLNGIPEEMAVAAFRITQEAVTNILRHAQAKNLLIRVQRLPQGLTLLISDDGLGFSPAANPGREGQRGMAGMAERIEQLGGTLSVTSEPGKGTQIEALFPWAPRALERASTNKVMR; translated from the coding sequence ATGTACGCCAGCCTCAAGTCAATCACCACATGGCCTCCCTCCCGAGAAAATGCCCGCAGGTTCACACTTCTGCTGTGTACAGGTTCGGCTCTGGGCAGTCTGTTGACCTATGGATTGTCAGCGCAGCTGCCGCTCGGCCTGCTGCTGATCAATGTGGCGGCTGCGGGCTGCGTCTGGACACAACATCGCCTGTCGCGCAAATCCATCAAGTTCCAGCCTCAGGAACTGGCCGACCGTTTGCTGGAAGTCCAGGAAAACGAGCGCCATCGCCTGAGCCGTGAACTGCATGACGATATCGGCCAGTTGCTGACGGCCGCCAAACTGCAAAGCGAATGGCTCAAGCGTCGCTTGCCCGCGGACATGCAGGAACACTGTTCGGTACTTTGCGAGACGCTGGAAGAAACCCTCAATAAAGTGCGCGACGTTTCGGCCATTCTCAACCCGCGGCAATTGACCAGCCTTGGTCTGGAAGCGAGCCTGCGTGCACACCTGCTCAAGGTACTGACCAATACTTCGGTGCACTGGAGTCTGGACTGCCAGCAGCGCCTGAATGGAATCCCCGAAGAAATGGCCGTCGCCGCCTTTCGCATCACTCAGGAAGCGGTGACCAACATCCTTCGCCACGCGCAGGCCAAAAACCTGTTGATCCGCGTGCAACGCCTGCCACAGGGTCTGACCCTGCTGATCAGCGATGATGGTCTGGGATTTTCCCCGGCGGCCAATCCAGGTCGTGAAGGACAACGGGGCATGGCCGGGATGGCCGAACGCATCGAGCAACTGGGCGGCACACTCAGTGTGACCAGCGAGCCCGGCAAAGGTACTCAAATCGAAGCACTATTCCCCTGGGCGCCCCGTGCACTCGAGCGGGCCAGTACGAATAAGGTTATGCGTTGA
- a CDS encoding glutaredoxin family protein: MLPECQLFGTLGCHLCEVAEAELMPFVEHGLLVELVDIADDESWFEAYSLRIPVLRRVDTGAELGWPFSADQVVAFLR; the protein is encoded by the coding sequence ATGCTTCCTGAATGCCAGTTGTTCGGCACCCTGGGGTGCCATTTGTGTGAAGTCGCGGAGGCCGAACTGATGCCGTTTGTCGAGCATGGTCTGCTGGTTGAGCTGGTGGATATTGCTGACGATGAATCGTGGTTCGAGGCCTACAGCCTGCGGATCCCGGTCTTGCGCAGGGTCGATACCGGCGCGGAACTGGGATGGCCATTCAGTGCCGATCAGGTGGTGGCCTTCCTGCGTTGA
- a CDS encoding pseudouridine synthase, translating into MSSTPTFSAAQNQASTLYLPPGNWRTVLDCLCEHFSAIGRDQWLDRIARGRVLDGHGQPIALDLPYKEGLRIHYFREVPDEKPIPVVESILYADDHLVVADKPHFLPVTPAGEYVEQTLLRRLIRRLDNPHLVPLHRIDRHTAGLVIFSANPQTRSAYQSLFPTRQIEKRYEAIAAALPGLEFPLVHKSRMIDGEPFFRMQEGPGVSNTETAVEVREKNGDLWRYGLYPVTGKKHQLRVHMTALGASICNDPFYPEVLKDAVDDYANPLKLLAQGLRFIDPVTGEPREFESRITLDW; encoded by the coding sequence ATGTCCAGCACACCCACGTTTTCCGCCGCACAGAATCAGGCCAGCACGCTTTATCTGCCCCCCGGTAACTGGCGGACAGTGCTCGACTGTCTGTGTGAGCATTTCAGTGCCATCGGGCGCGACCAGTGGCTGGATCGAATCGCCCGGGGGCGGGTGCTTGATGGCCACGGCCAACCAATCGCGCTGGATTTGCCCTACAAAGAAGGACTGCGTATTCACTACTTTCGAGAAGTGCCGGATGAAAAGCCGATCCCGGTAGTCGAGTCGATCCTGTATGCGGACGATCATCTGGTGGTGGCGGACAAGCCGCATTTCCTTCCTGTGACTCCGGCAGGCGAGTACGTCGAACAGACGTTGCTTCGCCGGTTGATCCGGCGTCTGGACAATCCTCATCTGGTGCCGCTGCACCGGATTGACCGGCACACGGCCGGGCTGGTGATTTTCTCTGCCAACCCGCAGACGCGGTCGGCGTATCAGTCGCTGTTCCCGACGCGGCAGATCGAGAAGCGCTATGAGGCCATTGCTGCCGCGCTGCCCGGGCTGGAATTCCCGCTGGTGCACAAGAGTCGCATGATCGATGGCGAACCGTTTTTCCGCATGCAGGAAGGGCCGGGTGTGAGTAACACCGAAACGGCGGTGGAGGTGCGTGAAAAGAATGGTGACCTATGGCGGTACGGCCTCTATCCGGTAACCGGCAAGAAGCATCAGCTGCGGGTACACATGACGGCGCTCGGGGCGAGCATCTGCAATGATCCGTTTTACCCTGAAGTGCTCAAAGACGCGGTGGATGATTATGCCAATCCGCTGAAACTTCTGGCGCAAGGCCTGCGGTTCATTGATCCGGTTACGGGAGAGCCCCGTGAGTTCGAGAGCCGCATAACGCTGGATTGGTAA
- a CDS encoding MOSC domain-containing protein, translating to MLRLSALYRYPLKSAKGEVLQGIGLDKLGLEGDRRWMLVDEASGRFLTQRAEAKMSQLSALWNASGGLTLSAPGHSAIDVALPGSDDDLRGVTIWRDTLRVPDAGEEAARWVSDFIGKPTRLVQVPLERARTTQAGYGNDDDQVAFADGFPLLLIGEASLQHLSQEVGRPLEMLRFRPNLVIEGSDAYAEDGWKRIRIGDVEFRVVKSCSRCILTTIDPQTGERSADREPLATLQKTRAQADGAMFGQNLVNDSNGRLEIGMPVEILE from the coding sequence ATGCTGCGTCTGAGCGCGCTTTATCGTTACCCGTTGAAATCCGCCAAGGGCGAGGTCCTGCAAGGGATCGGCCTGGACAAACTGGGGCTTGAGGGCGACCGACGCTGGATGCTGGTGGACGAGGCCAGCGGACGGTTCCTGACCCAGCGTGCCGAAGCGAAAATGAGCCAGCTCTCGGCGCTGTGGAACGCCAGCGGTGGCCTGACGCTCAGCGCGCCGGGGCACTCGGCAATCGATGTCGCCTTGCCTGGCAGCGACGACGACCTGCGTGGCGTGACCATCTGGCGCGATACCTTGCGCGTACCGGATGCCGGTGAAGAGGCGGCCCGTTGGGTCAGCGATTTCATCGGCAAACCGACGCGCCTGGTGCAAGTGCCGCTTGAACGCGCTCGTACGACTCAGGCCGGGTACGGCAACGACGACGATCAAGTGGCGTTCGCCGACGGCTTTCCACTGTTGCTGATTGGTGAGGCATCACTGCAACACCTGTCGCAGGAAGTCGGGCGCCCTCTGGAAATGCTGCGGTTCCGGCCGAATCTGGTGATCGAAGGCAGTGATGCTTACGCCGAGGATGGCTGGAAGCGGATTCGGATCGGCGATGTCGAGTTCCGCGTGGTCAAGTCCTGCTCGCGGTGCATTCTCACCACGATCGATCCGCAGACCGGTGAGCGCAGCGCTGACCGCGAGCCGCTGGCAACCTTACAGAAGACCCGCGCCCAGGCCGACGGCGCGATGTTTGGCCAGAACCTGGTCAATGACAGCAATGGCCGGCTTGAAATCGGCATGCCGGTGGAAATCCTCGAATAA
- the mobA gene encoding molybdenum cofactor guanylyltransferase MobA, producing the protein MTSNTPLSPCSVLLLAGGRGQRMGGQDKGLVQWHGEPLIAHLQRKVRPMTDDLIISCNRNRERYAPFADQLVSDDEEDFPGPLAGILAGLKAARHPHLLVLPCDVPRIDLALLRDMREAAGLNPEKPLMLRHDEHWEPLLCVIPAALLPAFERAWNAGERSPGRLMRDLDAQALVCPDNDPRLANLNTPELLSSHNTVSD; encoded by the coding sequence ATGACCTCGAACACGCCATTATCACCCTGCTCCGTCCTGCTGCTGGCGGGTGGACGCGGTCAGCGAATGGGCGGACAGGACAAGGGACTTGTGCAATGGCACGGTGAACCGCTGATTGCGCATCTGCAGCGCAAGGTTCGTCCGATGACAGATGATCTGATCATTTCGTGCAACCGCAATCGTGAGCGCTATGCACCCTTTGCCGACCAACTGGTGAGCGATGACGAGGAAGATTTTCCCGGCCCGCTGGCTGGAATACTTGCGGGTCTGAAAGCCGCTCGCCACCCCCATCTGCTGGTGCTGCCCTGCGATGTGCCGCGAATCGATCTTGCGCTGTTGCGAGACATGCGCGAGGCGGCCGGTCTGAATCCTGAAAAACCTTTAATGTTGCGACATGACGAACATTGGGAGCCCCTGCTTTGCGTGATTCCCGCGGCACTCCTGCCCGCATTCGAAAGAGCCTGGAACGCGGGAGAACGCAGCCCCGGCCGGCTGATGCGCGACCTTGATGCCCAGGCCCTGGTTTGCCCTGACAACGACCCACGCCTGGCTAACCTCAACACCCCTGAACTGTTGAGTTCACACAACACTGTGTCAGACTGA
- a CDS encoding cation:proton antiporter, whose translation MFANLLIILASSLVMIALFRRLRLPPVLGYLCVGLMVGPKAFDWINESEHLPDLAELGVVFLLFSLGLEFSLSKMIALRQVVFRLGSQQVVITTLLLGSVLMLLGMPAIPALLLGAGLSLSSTAIVTKELGSLGEIFSSHGQNAVGVLLFQDVVAVLLLTLVPVFAGSSDQAWYWALPLTLLKTVLLFFGLLLASRWLLPRLFQEVAASRSPELFVLLALVIVLLTAWLTHLLGLSPALGAFLAGMLLGESHYRHQIEADIRPFRDILLGLFFVSIGMLIDLQLFASHSLLIIGMTLGLLVIKGLVVALLVKWRGSDSETAWRSGLALAQGGEFCFALMAQMQQTRLLPAELGTLLLAATFCSMLLTPLLLRAAPRIAAALHRKPNQEAQIEEISALNAGFDGHVVICGYGRVGQSIGRFMRNAGQTYVALDNDPVRIQEAATAERDVHYGDSTRGDLLIAVGLLRARLLVIAVDQADVALRVLKEARRLNPTVPILVRTRDDSQSAELKAAGASEVVPELLESSLMLGSHALILLGFPAHRVQEKVDQVRIDRYRLLHGFYPGADDEET comes from the coding sequence GTGTTTGCCAATCTGCTGATCATTCTGGCGTCGTCCCTGGTGATGATTGCCCTGTTCCGACGCCTGCGCCTGCCCCCTGTGCTGGGCTACCTGTGCGTGGGGTTGATGGTCGGGCCGAAGGCGTTCGACTGGATCAATGAAAGCGAACACTTGCCGGATCTTGCCGAACTGGGCGTGGTGTTTCTGCTGTTTTCCCTGGGGCTGGAATTCTCTCTGTCGAAAATGATTGCCCTGCGCCAGGTGGTTTTCCGTCTGGGCAGCCAGCAGGTAGTGATCACCACTCTTTTACTGGGAAGCGTGCTGATGCTGCTGGGCATGCCGGCCATACCGGCCTTGCTGCTGGGCGCCGGCCTGTCGCTGTCATCCACGGCGATTGTGACCAAGGAATTGGGCAGTCTCGGCGAAATCTTCAGCAGCCACGGCCAGAACGCCGTCGGCGTTCTGTTGTTTCAGGATGTGGTAGCCGTATTGCTGCTCACGCTGGTGCCGGTATTCGCCGGCAGCAGTGATCAGGCCTGGTACTGGGCGCTGCCCCTGACCTTGTTGAAGACCGTATTGCTGTTTTTCGGTTTGTTGCTGGCCAGCCGCTGGCTGCTGCCCCGCCTGTTCCAGGAAGTCGCGGCGTCGCGCTCGCCGGAGCTGTTCGTGCTGCTGGCCCTGGTGATCGTATTGCTGACAGCCTGGCTGACCCACCTGCTGGGCCTGTCTCCGGCCCTCGGCGCCTTCCTCGCGGGCATGCTGCTGGGCGAGAGCCATTACCGGCATCAGATCGAGGCCGATATCCGGCCGTTTCGCGACATTCTGCTGGGACTGTTTTTCGTCAGCATCGGCATGCTGATCGACCTGCAACTGTTCGCCAGCCACAGCCTGCTGATTATCGGCATGACTCTGGGATTACTGGTTATCAAAGGTCTGGTGGTGGCGCTGTTGGTGAAATGGCGCGGCAGCGACAGTGAAACGGCCTGGCGCAGCGGCCTTGCCCTCGCCCAGGGCGGTGAGTTCTGCTTCGCCCTGATGGCGCAGATGCAACAGACACGGCTGCTCCCCGCCGAACTCGGTACCCTGCTGCTCGCCGCCACGTTCTGCTCGATGCTGCTGACACCCCTGCTGTTACGCGCCGCTCCACGCATCGCCGCCGCCCTGCACCGCAAGCCCAATCAGGAAGCACAGATCGAGGAAATCAGTGCCCTCAATGCCGGGTTCGACGGGCATGTGGTGATCTGTGGCTACGGCCGTGTCGGCCAGTCGATCGGACGCTTCATGCGCAATGCCGGGCAAACCTACGTCGCGCTGGACAACGATCCGGTGCGGATACAGGAAGCCGCCACCGCCGAACGCGACGTCCACTACGGCGATTCAACCCGCGGCGATCTTTTGATCGCCGTCGGCTTATTGCGCGCCAGATTGCTGGTGATTGCCGTGGACCAAGCCGACGTGGCCCTGCGGGTTCTCAAGGAGGCCCGACGCCTCAACCCGACAGTGCCGATCCTGGTGCGCACCCGGGACGACAGCCAGTCGGCCGAGTTGAAAGCAGCCGGCGCCAGCGAAGTGGTGCCGGAACTGCTGGAGTCGAGCCTGATGCTCGGTTCCCATGCCCTGATCCTGCTTGGGTTTCCCGCGCACCGGGTGCAGGAGAAAGTCGATCAGGTGCGCATTGATCGTTATCGCCTGCTTCACGGTTTTTACCCCGGAGCCGACGATGAAGAGACCTAG
- the yegS gene encoding lipid kinase YegS, with translation MSERKALLILHGKQALNEAVRAAVENKRKQGWELAVRLTWEAGDAQRLVTEALAAGYRQIIAGGGDGTLRDIAEALAAQPGKATLVLLPLGTANDFSHAAGIPLEPAEALELLEAPAHDIDLGEVGGQIFLNMATGGFGSQVTANTSEDLKKVLGGAAYLFTGLTRFSELHAAYGELQGPDFHWQGELLALGIGNGRQAGGGHVLCPEALVDDGLLDISILPAPQELVGTLKNLLSDGFGIDNMFVRARLPWVEIKVAEGLYINLDGEPLEGESLRFAARAGALRVHLPKDSPLLSATPRLSRPD, from the coding sequence ATGAGTGAACGCAAGGCATTGTTGATCCTGCATGGCAAGCAGGCACTCAACGAGGCGGTTCGTGCCGCTGTCGAGAACAAGCGAAAGCAGGGCTGGGAACTGGCTGTGCGCCTGACCTGGGAAGCTGGCGATGCCCAGCGACTGGTAACGGAGGCGCTGGCGGCGGGATATCGCCAGATCATCGCCGGTGGTGGAGATGGCACTCTGCGTGACATTGCCGAAGCGCTGGCGGCCCAGCCGGGAAAAGCCACTCTGGTGCTTTTACCGCTGGGAACTGCCAACGACTTTTCCCACGCGGCGGGTATTCCGCTGGAGCCGGCCGAGGCGCTTGAGTTGCTTGAAGCGCCCGCCCACGATATCGATCTGGGTGAAGTCGGCGGGCAGATCTTCCTGAACATGGCGACTGGGGGATTCGGCAGCCAGGTAACGGCCAATACGTCGGAAGATCTGAAAAAGGTGTTGGGTGGCGCAGCCTATCTGTTCACCGGTTTGACGCGGTTCAGTGAACTGCATGCCGCTTACGGTGAATTGCAGGGGCCGGATTTTCATTGGCAGGGCGAGTTGCTGGCTCTTGGTATCGGAAATGGTCGTCAGGCCGGCGGCGGACACGTGTTGTGCCCCGAAGCGCTGGTGGACGACGGTCTCTTGGATATCAGCATCCTGCCGGCGCCGCAGGAGTTGGTTGGCACGCTGAAAAATCTGCTCAGTGACGGCTTCGGCATCGACAACATGTTTGTGCGCGCCCGTTTGCCATGGGTTGAAATCAAGGTCGCCGAAGGGCTTTACATCAATCTCGACGGCGAGCCACTGGAGGGCGAAAGTTTGCGGTTTGCGGCGCGCGCCGGGGCGTTGCGTGTGCATCTGCCGAAGGATTCGCCGCTGTTGAGCGCAACGCCTCGACTCAGTCGTCCAGACTGA
- a CDS encoding exonuclease domain-containing protein: protein MPHWLVIDLEATTDEGGWPVTEMEIIEIGATLVDRAGREQDHFQRFVKPTRRPLLTPFCRELTHITQANIDAAQPLSEVWPAFERWLGQHQTRLEGWASWGDYDRKQLLQEWQRLQLDSALSRVPHMNLKQRFAKARRLERPLGLNGALQLAGMQFNGQQHRALEDARNTARLLPLVLPL from the coding sequence ATGCCCCATTGGCTGGTCATAGATCTGGAAGCCACCACCGATGAGGGTGGCTGGCCGGTTACGGAGATGGAGATCATCGAGATCGGCGCGACCCTGGTGGATCGCGCGGGTCGCGAGCAGGATCACTTTCAGCGCTTCGTCAAACCGACGCGGCGCCCCTTGTTGACGCCGTTTTGCCGCGAACTCACGCACATCACCCAGGCCAACATCGACGCAGCGCAGCCGTTGAGTGAAGTGTGGCCGGCGTTCGAACGCTGGCTCGGTCAGCACCAGACACGCCTTGAAGGCTGGGCCAGCTGGGGCGATTACGATCGCAAGCAGTTGCTTCAGGAATGGCAGCGACTGCAACTCGACAGCGCCCTGAGCCGGGTGCCGCACATGAATCTGAAACAGCGCTTTGCCAAGGCCCGACGCCTCGAACGGCCGCTGGGCCTCAATGGCGCGTTGCAACTGGCGGGCATGCAGTTCAACGGTCAACAGCACCGGGCGCTGGAAGATGCGCGCAATACCGCCCGATTATTGCCGTTGGTGCTGCCGCTCTAG
- the glp gene encoding gephyrin-like molybdotransferase Glp, producing MNPVGKPGKTGSLMPVEAALARLLEMAEGSRIVESECLPLAQVQGRVLAQDLVSTLDLPPWPNSAMDGYALNLADWTGEPMPVSQKIFAGQAPEPLKPGTCARIFTGAPVPAGADCVEMQENVEIHADERVRFIETMVAGQNIRPQGQETTVGELVLAAGTRLGPIEQGLAASLGCAELEVVRRVRVAVLSTGNELVEPGTTLGPGQIYNSNRVLLCSWLQRLGCEVVDAGILPDDLYITRERLGELQNVDLILSTGGVSVGEADFLGIALREEGELTLWKLAIKPGKPLTVGHFRGVPVIGLPGNPASTLVTFALLTRPYLLRRQGVQDVEPLKFSVPAGFVWPQAGNRREFLRGRLEQGLGIIYRNQSSGVLRSAAWAEGLVEVQEGRVLAKGDQVPFIPLSELLD from the coding sequence GTGAATCCCGTGGGTAAGCCGGGCAAGACCGGCAGCCTGATGCCTGTCGAAGCGGCATTGGCGCGGTTGCTGGAAATGGCCGAGGGCTCGCGGATTGTCGAGAGCGAGTGTTTGCCACTGGCGCAGGTTCAAGGGCGGGTGCTGGCGCAGGATCTGGTTTCGACACTGGATCTGCCGCCATGGCCGAACAGCGCCATGGACGGTTATGCCTTGAATCTGGCCGACTGGACCGGCGAGCCGATGCCGGTCAGTCAGAAGATCTTTGCCGGACAGGCGCCCGAGCCCTTGAAGCCGGGTACCTGTGCCCGGATCTTTACCGGCGCGCCGGTGCCTGCGGGTGCCGACTGTGTCGAGATGCAGGAAAACGTCGAGATTCATGCCGATGAGCGCGTGAGGTTCATCGAAACGATGGTGGCAGGGCAGAACATTCGCCCGCAAGGGCAGGAAACGACTGTCGGGGAATTGGTCCTGGCCGCCGGAACCCGGCTGGGTCCGATCGAACAGGGGCTGGCCGCATCGCTGGGTTGTGCAGAGCTCGAAGTGGTTCGCCGGGTTCGTGTGGCGGTGCTGTCCACGGGAAACGAATTAGTCGAACCGGGCACAACACTGGGGCCGGGACAGATCTACAACAGCAATCGGGTGTTGTTGTGCAGCTGGTTGCAGCGTTTGGGATGTGAAGTGGTGGATGCCGGTATTCTGCCTGATGACCTGTACATCACCCGTGAGCGACTTGGAGAGCTGCAGAATGTCGACCTTATTCTGTCGACCGGTGGCGTATCGGTCGGAGAAGCGGATTTCCTTGGAATTGCATTGAGGGAAGAGGGTGAGCTGACACTCTGGAAACTGGCAATCAAACCCGGCAAGCCGCTGACGGTCGGACATTTTCGTGGCGTTCCGGTGATTGGATTGCCGGGAAATCCTGCCTCGACACTGGTGACTTTTGCCTTGTTGACCCGACCTTACCTGTTGCGTCGCCAAGGCGTGCAGGATGTCGAGCCGCTGAAGTTTTCAGTCCCAGCAGGATTTGTCTGGCCTCAGGCCGGTAACCGTCGTGAATTTCTGCGTGGTCGCCTGGAGCAGGGACTGGGGATTATCTACCGTAACCAGAGTTCGGGTGTTCTGCGCAGCGCTGCCTGGGCCGAGGGGTTGGTGGAAGTGCAGGAAGGGCGAGTCTTGGCCAAGGGAGACCAGGTGCCATTCATTCCACTCAGCGAGCTTCTCGATTGA
- a CDS encoding pyrimidine/purine nucleoside phosphorylase yields MFKVNEYFDGTVKSIAFGTAEGPATIGVMAPGEYEFGTSQREIMHVVSGALTVKLPDSSDWETFAAGSQFNVPANSKFQLKVAVDTAYLCEYRG; encoded by the coding sequence ATGTTTAAAGTCAACGAGTACTTCGACGGCACCGTCAAGTCGATCGCTTTTGGCACTGCTGAAGGCCCTGCGACCATCGGCGTCATGGCCCCGGGCGAATACGAATTCGGCACCAGCCAGCGTGAAATCATGCACGTGGTTTCGGGCGCACTGACCGTCAAACTGCCGGACAGCAGCGACTGGGAAACTTTCGCTGCCGGTAGCCAGTTCAACGTGCCAGCCAACAGCAAGTTCCAGCTGAAAGTCGCCGTCGACACCGCCTACCTGTGCGAATACCGCGGCTGA
- the moaB gene encoding molybdenum cofactor biosynthesis protein B, translating to MKAKADVPFAPLNIAVLTVSDTRTLETDTSGQVFVDRLMAAGHHLAQRVLLKDDLYKIRAQVAQWIADDVVQVVLITGGTGFTGRDSTPEAVACLLDKQVDGFGELFRQISVADIGTSTVQSRALAGLANGTLVCCLPGSTNAVRTGWDGILAEQLDSRHRPCNFVTHLKQAAPCESRG from the coding sequence ATGAAAGCCAAGGCTGATGTGCCTTTCGCACCACTCAATATCGCGGTGCTGACGGTCAGCGACACCCGAACCCTGGAAACCGATACTTCCGGTCAGGTCTTCGTCGACCGCTTGATGGCCGCAGGTCACCATCTGGCGCAGCGGGTGCTGCTCAAAGATGACCTGTACAAAATCCGTGCGCAAGTCGCTCAGTGGATTGCCGATGACGTCGTGCAAGTGGTGCTGATTACCGGCGGAACCGGTTTCACCGGCCGCGACAGCACCCCGGAAGCGGTCGCTTGCCTGCTGGACAAGCAGGTTGATGGTTTTGGTGAGCTGTTCCGCCAGATCTCGGTGGCCGACATCGGCACCTCCACCGTGCAATCCCGGGCTTTGGCGGGACTGGCCAATGGCACGCTGGTCTGCTGCCTGCCAGGTTCAACCAACGCGGTCCGTACCGGTTGGGACGGCATACTCGCCGAGCAACTGGACTCACGTCACCGCCCGTGCAATTTCGTCACTCATCTGAAACAGGCGGCGCCTTGTGAATCCCGTGGGTAA
- a CDS encoding response regulator transcription factor: protein MTCNLLLVDDHSLIRAGVRALVLDIPGYAVIGEANDGSQLLEMVELLSPDIVLLDISMKETGGLEALQRLRRVRPHAKVLILSMHTDPALIMQALESGAHGYLLKDTTATELEHALEALRNNERYLSPAIAHTVINQALTRNLKQQPEVAESHNLTARQLEILRLIVRGKSTREIANGLGLSIKTVETHRSQIMKRLQIYDVAGLVLFAVREQIISLDD from the coding sequence TTGACTTGTAACTTACTTCTGGTGGATGACCACTCGCTGATCAGGGCCGGCGTGCGCGCCCTGGTACTGGATATTCCCGGTTATGCGGTTATCGGCGAGGCCAATGACGGCTCGCAGTTGCTTGAGATGGTCGAGCTGCTGTCTCCCGATATCGTATTGCTGGATATTTCCATGAAAGAAACCGGCGGTCTGGAGGCCCTGCAACGGCTCAGACGCGTACGCCCGCACGCCAAAGTGCTGATTCTGTCGATGCACACCGACCCCGCGCTGATCATGCAGGCGCTGGAGTCCGGTGCTCACGGCTATCTGCTCAAGGACACCACGGCCACCGAGCTCGAACATGCACTGGAAGCGCTGCGCAACAACGAGCGCTATTTGAGTCCTGCCATCGCCCATACCGTGATCAATCAGGCACTGACCCGTAATCTCAAGCAGCAGCCGGAAGTCGCCGAATCACACAACCTGACGGCTCGCCAGCTGGAAATCCTGCGCTTGATCGTGCGTGGCAAATCCACACGGGAAATCGCCAATGGGCTGGGCCTGAGCATCAAGACCGTGGAAACCCACCGTTCGCAGATCATGAAACGCCTGCAGATCTACGATGTGGCGGGCCTGGTGCTGTTTGCCGTGCGTGAACAGATCATCAGTCTGGACGACTGA
- a CDS encoding YgdI/YgdR family lipoprotein encodes MTQRTLATFMLALGLATLAGCASPTVITLNDGREIQAVDAPKYDEDSGFYEFEQLDGKHTRINKDQVRTVKEL; translated from the coding sequence ATGACTCAACGGACCCTCGCCACTTTCATGCTCGCACTGGGCCTCGCCACCCTCGCCGGTTGCGCTTCGCCAACAGTGATCACCTTGAATGACGGTCGCGAAATCCAGGCTGTCGACGCCCCCAAGTATGATGAAGATTCGGGCTTCTACGAATTCGAACAACTGGACGGCAAGCACACTCGCATCAACAAGGATCAGGTTCGTACTGTCAAAGAGCTCTGA
- a CDS encoding chemotaxis protein CheV, producing the protein MAGILDTVDQRTQLVGENRLEILMFRLAGRQLFAINVFKVQEVLQLPKLTLMPQRHPFVCGVVNLRGQTLPVIDLSQAIGMRPLVPGPNSTIIVTEYNRSVQAFLVGGVDRIVNMNWEAILPPPTSAGRQHYLTAISKVDDQLVEIIDVEKVLAEIVPYNAKVSRDKLDDPVLERARGREVLLVDDSNVALSQLRDTLGQLGVKMHIASDGLKALNMLKAWADTGVNMTDKLLMVFTDAEMPEMDGYRLTTEIRNDPRLRGLYVVLHTSLSGSFNDSMVKKVGCDNFLSKFQPDKLVDVVRQRLMLDEVPA; encoded by the coding sequence ATGGCCGGCATTCTCGACACGGTAGACCAACGCACGCAACTGGTGGGTGAGAATCGCCTGGAAATTCTCATGTTTCGACTGGCCGGACGCCAATTGTTCGCGATCAACGTGTTCAAGGTTCAGGAAGTCCTGCAACTGCCGAAGCTGACCCTGATGCCCCAGCGTCACCCGTTTGTCTGCGGTGTGGTCAACCTGCGTGGCCAGACGCTGCCAGTGATCGACCTGTCCCAGGCGATCGGCATGCGCCCGCTGGTGCCGGGCCCGAACAGCACGATCATCGTTACCGAGTACAACCGTTCGGTGCAGGCGTTCCTCGTCGGTGGCGTGGATCGCATCGTCAACATGAACTGGGAAGCCATTCTGCCGCCACCGACCAGTGCCGGTCGCCAGCATTACCTGACAGCCATCAGTAAGGTCGACGATCAACTGGTGGAAATCATCGACGTCGAGAAAGTCCTCGCCGAAATCGTGCCGTACAACGCCAAGGTCTCCCGCGACAAACTGGACGATCCGGTGCTGGAACGCGCCCGTGGCCGCGAAGTGTTGCTGGTGGACGACTCCAACGTGGCGCTCTCGCAATTGCGCGACACCCTCGGCCAGTTGGGCGTGAAGATGCACATCGCCAGCGACGGCCTTAAAGCCCTGAACATGCTCAAGGCCTGGGCGGACACCGGGGTGAACATGACCGACAAACTGCTGATGGTGTTCACCGACGCCGAAATGCCGGAGATGGACGGCTATCGCCTGACCACCGAAATCCGCAACGACCCGCGCCTGCGTGGCCTGTATGTGGTGCTGCACACTTCGCTGTCCGGCAGCTTCAACGATTCGATGGTGAAGAAGGTCGGGTGCGACAATTTCCTCTCCAAGTTCCAGCCGGACAAATTGGTCGACGTGGTGCGCCAGCGTCTGATGCTCGACGAAGTACCGGCCTGA